The Flavobacterium psychrophilum genome includes a region encoding these proteins:
- a CDS encoding antitermination protein NusB has protein sequence MQSIYAMHQNDSDNLEKEEKFLFNSIENIRDLYLIMLSALVELRNSEEDFVEKSSKKHLATAEERNPNKKFIDNQVLHLLAESNPLSIAMADRNINNWKNNDDYILLLLEDVKKSEVYENYMSTKTSSFEEDRDFVANLFTEVVAPNDKLYEYLEDNKLTWVDDIPVVNTLIAKQLTQLTQEGKDEFRVPRLYKDHDDKDFVKDLFRKTVLNNVELAKEFIDKTPNWDTERIAEIDAIILKMAICEFLKFPSIPVKVTINEYLEIAKEYSTPKSSIFINGILDNLVKDYQANNKLIKAGRGLM, from the coding sequence ATGCAGTCAATTTATGCTATGCATCAAAACGATTCAGACAATCTTGAAAAGGAAGAGAAATTCCTTTTTAATAGTATTGAAAACATTCGAGACCTGTATCTTATTATGCTCTCCGCATTGGTTGAGCTAAGAAACAGTGAAGAGGATTTTGTAGAAAAATCGTCTAAAAAACACCTTGCAACTGCCGAAGAGCGCAATCCCAACAAAAAATTCATCGATAACCAGGTATTACATTTACTTGCAGAAAGCAATCCGCTTAGTATTGCTATGGCAGACCGTAATATAAACAACTGGAAAAATAATGATGATTATATTCTCCTGCTTCTTGAAGATGTAAAGAAAAGCGAAGTGTATGAAAACTACATGAGCACTAAAACCAGCAGTTTTGAGGAAGACCGCGATTTTGTAGCCAACCTGTTTACAGAAGTGGTAGCGCCTAACGACAAATTGTATGAGTACCTTGAAGATAATAAGCTTACATGGGTAGACGATATTCCTGTAGTGAATACGCTTATTGCTAAACAGCTTACACAGCTCACGCAGGAAGGTAAAGACGAATTCCGAGTGCCAAGGCTTTATAAAGATCACGATGATAAGGATTTTGTAAAAGATCTTTTCCGTAAAACGGTACTTAATAATGTAGAGCTGGCTAAGGAGTTTATTGATAAAACTCCAAACTGGGATACAGAGCGTATTGCCGAGATTGATGCTATCATCCTTAAAATGGCTATTTGCGAATTCCTAAAGTTCCCATCTATCCCTGTTAAGGTTACGATCAACGAATATCTTGAAATCGCCAAAGAATATTCTACGCCAAAAAGTAGTATTTTTATAAACGGAATACTTGATAACCTTGTTAAAGATTATCAGGCCAATAATAAATTAATAAAAGCCGGTAGAGGTTTAATGTAA
- a CDS encoding leucine dehydrogenase yields the protein MVTEVIKANELAKVDPVFGQASFNDHEQIVFCHDKDTGLKAIIGVHNTVLGPALGGTRMWKYANEWEALNDVLRLSRGMTFKSAISGLNLGGGKAVIIGDSKIDKTPEMITKFGEYVNSLSGKYITAEDVGTTTADMDLIRDVTPYVTGISVERGGSGNPSPVTAYGVYMGMKAAAMHQFGSDKLAGKKVLVQGTGHVGETLIDYLTKEGALVQISDINEARMQEMSAKYGATIYSGNDVYSADVDIYAPCALGATINDATINNIKARVIAGAANNQLANEVVHGQILKEKGILYAPDFLINAGGIINVYAEIVGYDSAEAMRRTENIYNTTLEIFTVAEIQNITTQQAAMAIAQKRVDDRKKETAK from the coding sequence ATGGTAACAGAAGTTATTAAGGCGAACGAGCTAGCTAAAGTAGACCCTGTTTTTGGACAAGCATCTTTTAATGATCATGAGCAGATCGTTTTTTGCCATGACAAAGATACTGGTTTAAAAGCAATAATTGGTGTTCACAATACAGTTTTAGGTCCGGCATTAGGCGGAACAAGAATGTGGAAGTACGCTAATGAGTGGGAAGCGCTTAACGATGTTTTAAGGCTTTCTCGCGGGATGACTTTTAAGTCGGCTATATCCGGACTAAACCTTGGTGGAGGTAAAGCTGTTATCATAGGCGATTCTAAAATTGACAAAACTCCGGAAATGATCACTAAATTCGGTGAGTATGTTAACTCTCTTAGCGGAAAATATATTACTGCTGAAGATGTAGGTACAACAACTGCCGATATGGATCTTATCCGCGATGTTACTCCATATGTTACAGGTATATCTGTAGAAAGAGGTGGTTCTGGTAACCCATCTCCTGTAACAGCTTACGGTGTTTACATGGGTATGAAAGCCGCTGCCATGCACCAGTTTGGAAGCGATAAGCTTGCAGGTAAAAAAGTATTGGTACAAGGTACAGGTCACGTAGGTGAAACACTTATTGATTACCTTACTAAAGAAGGTGCTCTGGTTCAGATATCAGATATCAACGAAGCAAGAATGCAGGAAATGTCTGCCAAATATGGTGCTACTATTTATAGTGGTAACGATGTTTACAGTGCAGATGTAGATATCTATGCTCCATGTGCGCTTGGTGCGACTATTAATGATGCTACTATCAACAATATCAAAGCAAGAGTTATTGCAGGCGCTGCAAACAACCAGCTTGCTAACGAGGTTGTTCACGGACAGATACTTAAAGAAAAAGGTATTCTTTACGCTCCTGACTTCCTTATTAATGCAGGTGGTATTATTAACGTATATGCAGAAATTGTAGGTTATGACTCGGCTGAAGCTATGAGAAGAACTGAAAATATCTACAATACAACCCTTGAGATCTTCACCGTTGCTGAAATTCAAAACATCACAACTCAGCAGGCTGCTATGGCAATCGCGCAAAAACGTGTTGATGACAGGAAAAAAGAAACCGCTAAATAA
- a CDS encoding ABC transporter, with protein MKELQYLNKYFVKYKFQFLLGILITIVAQIFSLFTPEYIKDSITAIENFKKGAATATDVRAELLTSILMIVGTTLIAGFLTFLMRQTLIVMSRHVEFDLKNEVFRQYENLSPSFYKKNRTGDLMNRISEDVGRVRQYVGPAIMYTLNTVISFAVITTHMFTISPKLTFYTLLPLPILAYSIFWISQQINKRSTLYQQNLSKLSTFTQEMFSGIRIVKAYSLEKQKGEDFKALSRDSVAKNLSLAKVNALFGPFMILLIGISNLVVIYVGGMMYLNGSIAEIGIIAQFILYINRLTWPVASLGWISSMIQEAEASQKRINEFLKIQPDIQNNNPNHTPVLGQIEFNDVTFTYEDTNITALKNVSFSVNKGETLAILGRTGSGKSTILSLISRLYDVEKGEICVDGENVEDLNLYDLRNSVGFVPQDAFLFSDSISNNIKFGKEEATYDEIVSVSQKAMVHNNIIAFNKQYETILGERGITLSGGQKQRVSIARAMIKDAPILLLDDCLSAVDTETEEAILNNLLEFCRDKTTIIVSHRVSSAKNADRIIILEDGEILQQGTHNQLVNQPGYYKELYLKQLSEKEMQ; from the coding sequence ATGAAAGAACTTCAGTATTTAAACAAATATTTTGTAAAATATAAATTTCAATTTCTTCTAGGAATTTTAATAACAATTGTAGCACAAATCTTCTCTTTGTTTACTCCCGAGTATATTAAAGATTCGATCACCGCTATAGAAAATTTTAAAAAAGGAGCCGCAACAGCAACAGATGTTCGTGCTGAGCTACTTACAAGCATATTAATGATTGTAGGCACAACACTTATTGCCGGTTTTTTAACCTTTTTAATGAGGCAGACGCTTATCGTAATGTCACGCCATGTAGAGTTTGACCTTAAAAATGAAGTATTTAGGCAATACGAAAACCTATCTCCAAGTTTCTACAAAAAAAATCGTACCGGCGACCTTATGAATCGTATCAGTGAAGATGTAGGCCGTGTACGTCAGTATGTGGGTCCCGCTATAATGTATACATTAAATACCGTGATAAGCTTTGCAGTGATCACGACACACATGTTTACTATATCGCCAAAACTTACTTTTTACACCCTGCTGCCGCTACCTATACTTGCCTACTCTATTTTCTGGATCAGCCAGCAGATAAATAAACGAAGTACTTTATACCAACAGAACCTTTCCAAACTTTCTACTTTTACACAGGAGATGTTTTCGGGCATACGTATAGTTAAAGCCTATTCACTGGAAAAGCAAAAAGGCGAAGACTTTAAAGCGCTTTCAAGGGACAGTGTTGCCAAAAATCTTAGCCTGGCAAAGGTAAACGCGCTTTTTGGACCATTCATGATATTACTAATAGGTATAAGCAACCTGGTTGTAATATATGTAGGTGGTATGATGTACCTTAATGGCAGCATTGCCGAAATTGGTATCATAGCCCAGTTTATACTATACATTAACCGACTTACATGGCCGGTAGCCTCTTTAGGATGGATATCTTCTATGATACAGGAAGCAGAAGCTTCTCAAAAAAGAATTAATGAGTTCCTTAAAATACAACCGGATATTCAAAACAATAATCCAAACCATACTCCTGTATTAGGACAAATTGAATTTAACGATGTAACCTTTACTTATGAGGACACCAACATCACCGCGCTCAAAAACGTATCGTTCTCTGTAAATAAAGGCGAGACACTTGCTATATTAGGACGTACGGGGTCCGGAAAATCTACCATACTCTCATTAATAAGCAGATTATATGATGTTGAGAAAGGTGAAATCTGCGTTGATGGTGAAAATGTAGAAGACCTAAACTTATACGACCTGCGCAATAGCGTTGGTTTTGTACCGCAGGATGCGTTCCTGTTTTCGGACAGCATAAGCAATAACATTAAGTTTGGTAAAGAAGAAGCTACCTACGATGAAATAGTAAGTGTTTCCCAAAAAGCTATGGTACACAATAACATTATAGCCTTCAACAAACAGTATGAAACCATACTTGGAGAACGCGGTATTACATTATCGGGTGGGCAAAAACAGCGTGTATCTATCGCAAGGGCAATGATAAAAGACGCACCTATATTATTGCTTGACGACTGCCTTTCTGCTGTAGATACAGAAACAGAAGAAGCAATACTTAATAACCTGCTGGAGTTCTGTAGAGATAAAACGACAATTATAGTGAGCCATAGGGTATCGTCTGCTAAAAATGCTGACAGGATCATCATTTTAGAAGACGGAGAAATACTGCAACAAGGCACTCACAACCAGTTAGTAAACCAACCCGGTTATTACAAAGAATTGTACTTAAAGCAACTTTCTGAAAAAGAAATGCAATAA
- a CDS encoding DNA-binding protein, translating to MRENDMLEKEEIFSKVLRAGRRTYFFDVRATKADDYYITITESKKFTEEDGSFHFKKHKIYLYKEDFAAFTEILEEMTSYVLNNKGEEVISERHQKDFRRLFGEKGEEAITSESFTDVNFDDI from the coding sequence ATGAGGGAAAATGACATGCTCGAAAAGGAAGAGATCTTTTCAAAAGTACTGAGGGCAGGGAGAAGGACATATTTCTTTGACGTAAGAGCTACTAAGGCTGATGATTATTACATAACCATTACCGAAAGCAAAAAGTTTACTGAAGAAGACGGTTCTTTCCATTTCAAGAAGCATAAAATCTATCTTTATAAAGAAGATTTCGCTGCTTTTACCGAAATACTTGAGGAAATGACCTCTTATGTACTGAACAACAAAGGCGAGGAAGTAATCTCTGAAAGACACCAAAAGGACTTTAGGAGACTGTTTGGTGAAAAAGGCGAAGAAGCCATTACCAGCGAAAGCTTTACCGATGTAAATTTTGACGATATTTAA
- a CDS encoding tRNA-binding protein: MMLTWEEFEKTEMRVGTIIEANDFPEARKPAYQLTIDFGAEIGIRKSSAQITKRYNKEDLAGRQIVAVVNFPKKQIGKFMSECLVLGAVGQEGDVILLAPDFKVENGLRIG; encoded by the coding sequence ATAATGCTGACCTGGGAAGAATTTGAAAAAACGGAAATGCGTGTTGGAACTATTATTGAAGCAAATGATTTTCCTGAGGCGCGTAAACCTGCATACCAATTGACTATTGATTTTGGTGCTGAAATTGGCATACGAAAATCATCAGCGCAGATTACCAAACGCTATAATAAGGAGGATTTGGCAGGCAGGCAGATTGTTGCAGTAGTAAACTTTCCTAAAAAGCAAATAGGTAAGTTTATGAGTGAATGCCTGGTACTGGGTGCTGTAGGGCAGGAGGGCGATGTTATTTTACTGGCTCCCGATTTTAAAGTAGAAAATGGATTGAGAATCGGTTAG
- a CDS encoding alkyl hydroperoxide reductase: MANTSSNMLPLGTTAPAFWLKNTNSNGHYSFAQLKGEKGTLVMFICNHCPFVHHVMEEIIMIANDYRVQGIGILAISSNDIDRYPMDGPEKMAEFAFENKMDFPYLYDVTQEVAKAFDAACTPDFYLFDSEDKLVYRGQIDDSRPGNNIPLSGTDLRTAIDGVLYNRSIPENQKPSVGCGIKWKIVTK; this comes from the coding sequence ATGGCAAACACATCATCAAACATGCTGCCTTTGGGCACAACTGCACCTGCATTCTGGCTTAAGAACACAAATTCCAACGGCCACTACTCTTTTGCACAGCTAAAAGGCGAAAAAGGTACACTTGTCATGTTTATATGCAACCATTGCCCTTTTGTACATCATGTTATGGAAGAGATCATTATGATTGCCAACGACTACCGCGTACAGGGCATTGGCATTCTAGCCATAAGCAGTAATGATATCGACCGATACCCTATGGATGGGCCGGAAAAAATGGCTGAATTTGCGTTTGAAAATAAAATGGATTTCCCTTACCTGTATGATGTTACCCAGGAAGTTGCAAAGGCTTTTGATGCTGCGTGCACCCCAGATTTTTACCTTTTCGACAGTGAAGACAAACTGGTATATCGTGGACAGATAGACGATTCACGCCCGGGAAACAATATTCCTTTAAGCGGTACCGACCTGAGAACTGCTATCGATGGCGTACTATACAACAGGAGTATACCTGAAAATCAAAAACCAAGCGTAGGTTGTGGAATTAAGTGGAAAATTGTAACGAAATAA
- a CDS encoding peptidylprolyl isomerase: MENGIYAKFNTAKGAILVKLTHDLTPGTVGNFVGLAEGNLENDIKPQGKPYYDGLKFHRVIADFMIQGGCPLGTGTGGPGYQFDDEFHPSLRHDAPGVLSMANAGPGSNGSQFFITHVATPWLDDKHTVFGKVVEGQDVVDAIQGSDALESVEIIRVGEEAQKWNAIEAFRTFEGSREKRLAEAKKQAEEAMEKLAAGFEQTESGLRYKIIQKGNGKQAEKGKTVSVHYKGALENGQEFDSSYKRKQPIDFPLGKGHVIEGWDEGIALLQVGDKARFVIPSHLGYGERGAGGVIPPGATLIFDVELVDVK, from the coding sequence ATGGAAAACGGAATTTACGCAAAATTCAATACAGCTAAAGGTGCTATCCTTGTGAAACTTACACACGATCTTACACCGGGTACGGTTGGTAACTTCGTTGGCCTTGCAGAAGGTAACCTTGAAAACGATATTAAGCCTCAGGGCAAACCATATTACGACGGACTTAAATTTCACCGTGTTATCGCTGATTTCATGATTCAGGGTGGATGCCCCCTTGGAACAGGTACAGGTGGCCCAGGTTACCAATTTGATGATGAATTCCACCCATCGCTTAGGCATGATGCACCGGGTGTTCTTTCTATGGCTAATGCAGGTCCGGGTTCAAATGGTTCTCAATTTTTTATCACTCACGTGGCTACGCCATGGTTAGATGACAAGCATACCGTATTTGGTAAAGTTGTTGAAGGTCAGGATGTAGTTGATGCTATTCAGGGTAGCGATGCTCTTGAAAGCGTTGAAATTATCCGTGTAGGTGAGGAAGCTCAGAAATGGAATGCTATTGAAGCGTTCAGGACTTTTGAAGGTTCTCGTGAAAAACGCCTTGCTGAAGCTAAAAAACAAGCTGAGGAAGCTATGGAGAAACTTGCTGCAGGTTTTGAGCAAACCGAAAGCGGACTACGTTACAAAATCATCCAGAAAGGTAACGGAAAACAAGCTGAAAAAGGTAAAACGGTTTCTGTACACTATAAAGGTGCTCTTGAAAACGGTCAGGAATTTGATTCTTCATACAAAAGAAAACAGCCAATTGATTTTCCTCTTGGAAAAGGGCATGTTATCGAAGGATGGGATGAAGGTATTGCCTTACTTCAGGTAGGTGATAAAGCTCGTTTCGTTATCCCATCTCACTTAGGTTACGGTGAGCGTGGTGCAGGTGGTGTTATTCCTCCGGGAGCTACACTCATCTTTGATGTTGAGCTTGTAGATGTAAAATAG
- a CDS encoding methyltransferase type 12, with the protein MKKEDDYLSINKKAWNDKTEVHVNSGFYDLPGFLAGKSTLQDIELALLGDVSGKKILHLQCHFGQDTISFARMGAEATGVDFSEKAIETARDLSIKTEAYTRFICSDIYSLHEHLNEEFDIVFTSYGTIGWLPDLEKWAWTVSKFLKPGGTFVFAEFHPVVWMFDPAFDKIAYRYFKSDAIIETELGTYADLTTPAEYEMVTWNHSISEVVNNLIGAGLEINSLNEYDYSPYNCFRSTEEFAPGKYRIAHLGNNIPMVYSIKATKK; encoded by the coding sequence ATGAAAAAAGAAGACGACTATCTATCTATAAATAAAAAAGCGTGGAACGATAAAACCGAAGTGCATGTAAATTCCGGATTTTATGACCTGCCGGGTTTTCTTGCCGGAAAATCAACCCTACAAGACATTGAACTGGCATTACTAGGTGATGTATCAGGCAAAAAGATATTACACCTGCAATGCCATTTTGGACAGGACACTATATCCTTCGCCCGTATGGGTGCCGAAGCTACCGGCGTAGACTTTTCTGAAAAAGCCATTGAAACCGCCCGTGATCTGTCTATTAAAACGGAAGCCTACACACGTTTTATCTGCTCTGATATTTACAGCCTCCATGAACATCTAAATGAAGAATTCGATATCGTGTTTACGAGCTATGGCACTATCGGCTGGCTGCCAGATCTTGAAAAATGGGCTTGGACAGTTTCTAAATTCCTGAAACCGGGTGGTACATTTGTATTTGCCGAATTTCACCCCGTTGTATGGATGTTTGATCCTGCCTTTGACAAAATAGCCTATCGCTATTTTAAAAGCGATGCCATTATAGAAACAGAACTGGGCACTTACGCAGACCTAACCACACCTGCCGAATACGAAATGGTAACCTGGAATCATAGCATAAGCGAAGTGGTTAACAACCTTATAGGGGCCGGACTTGAGATCAATTCGCTTAATGAATACGACTACTCACCATACAATTGTTTCCGCAGTACCGAAGAGTTTGCACCTGGCAAATACAGGATTGCGCATTTAGGCAACAATATACCTATGGTATACTCTATCAAAGCTACAAAAAAGTAA
- a CDS encoding tRNA (guanine-N1)-methyltransferase, protein MRIDIITVLPELLRSPFEASILKRAQDKGIVEVHLHNLRDYSTNKHKNVDDYQFGGGAGMVMSIEPIDACISKLKAEREYDEVIYMSPDGETLNQGMANRMSLLKNIIILCGHYKGVDQRVRDHFITKEISIGDFVLSGGELAAAVVADSIIRLIPGVLSNETSALTDSFQDNLLSPPIYTRPAEYKGWKVPDVLLSGNFAVIDKWREDMAMEHTKTRRPDLLE, encoded by the coding sequence ATGCGCATAGATATCATTACCGTACTTCCTGAATTGTTAAGAAGCCCATTTGAGGCCTCTATTCTTAAACGTGCACAAGACAAAGGCATCGTAGAAGTACACCTACACAATCTTAGGGATTACAGCACCAACAAACACAAAAACGTAGACGACTACCAGTTTGGCGGCGGCGCAGGCATGGTAATGAGCATTGAGCCTATAGACGCATGCATATCTAAACTAAAAGCAGAACGCGAATACGACGAGGTTATTTATATGAGCCCCGATGGCGAGACCCTTAATCAGGGAATGGCCAACCGCATGTCGCTTTTAAAAAACATCATTATACTTTGCGGACACTATAAAGGAGTAGACCAGCGTGTACGCGATCATTTTATTACAAAAGAGATTTCTATTGGTGATTTTGTACTTTCCGGTGGCGAACTGGCAGCCGCCGTTGTAGCCGATAGCATTATCCGTCTTATACCGGGAGTACTGAGCAACGAAACGTCAGCATTGACGGATAGTTTTCAGGATAACCTATTATCCCCTCCTATATACACACGCCCTGCGGAATATAAAGGATGGAAAGTTCCCGATGTATTGCTTAGCGGCAACTTTGCGGTTATAGACAAATGGCGTGAAGATATGGCGATGGAACACACAAAAACCAGAAGACCCGATCTATTAGAGTAG
- a CDS encoding 50S ribosomal protein L19 — protein sequence MSDLIKFVQDEFVTKKDFPEFNAGDTITVYYEIKEGEKTRTQFFKGVVIQKRGPGSTQTFTIRKMSGAVGVERIFPLNMPALQKIELNQRGKVRRARIFYFRELTGKKAKIKERRRR from the coding sequence ATGTCTGATTTAATTAAATTTGTACAAGACGAATTTGTAACAAAAAAAGATTTCCCTGAATTTAACGCAGGAGACACTATCACCGTTTATTATGAAATTAAAGAGGGTGAAAAAACAAGAACTCAGTTCTTTAAAGGTGTTGTAATCCAAAAAAGAGGCCCTGGAAGTACTCAAACATTTACTATCCGTAAAATGTCTGGTGCAGTTGGTGTAGAGCGTATTTTCCCGCTTAACATGCCGGCACTTCAAAAAATTGAACTTAACCAAAGAGGTAAAGTTAGAAGAGCTCGTATATTCTACTTCCGTGAACTTACTGGTAAAAAAGCTAAGATCAAAGAAAGAAGAAGAAGATAG
- a CDS encoding isocitrate dehydrogenase (NADP-specific, catalyzes the formation of 2-oxoglutarate from isocitrate or oxalosuccinate), whose translation MSKTSKIIYTITDEAPMLATHSLLPIVQAFTAPAGIEVETRDISLAGRILANFPENLTESQKIGDALTELGQLANTPEANIIKLPNISASVPQLKAAIKELQSQGYNIPNLPEEAKTDEEKAVKAKYAKVLGSAVNPVLREGNSDRRAPKAVKNYAKAHPHSMGKWASDSKTHVASMTEGDFYGSEKSVTVKEATDVKIEFTANDGTVTVLKASTPLKAEEVIDSSALSINKLKAFIAEEVESAKQQGVLFSVHLKATMMKVSDPIIFGAIVEVFFKDVFEKYAALFKELGVDTRNGLGDVYAKIAGHAQEAEVKAAIDAVYTKGPAIAMVNSDNGITNLHVPSDVIVDASMPAMIRTSGQMWNAEGKSQDTKAIIPDRCYSGVYVATIEDCKLHGAFNPSTMGSVPNVGLMAQKAEEYGSHDKTFQATSDGVVKVVDNNNGTVYMEQKVEAGDIFRMCQTKDAPIQDWVKLAVNRARLSATPAIFWLDENRAHDVQIIEKVKTYLKDHDTNGLDIRIMNPVDATKFSLERIRKGEDTISVTGNVLRDYLTDLFPILELGTSAKMLSIVPLMNGGGLFETGAGGSAPKHVQQFVEEGYLRWDSLGEFLALGVSLEHLGQTLGNDKALVLSETLDAANEKFLENDKSPARRVGEIDNRGSHFYLALYWAQALAAQTKDAELKAKFTEIAKDLTENEAKIDAELIGSQGKAQEIGGYYHPNYELTDKAMRPSATFNAILSKLV comes from the coding sequence ATGTCCAAAACATCAAAAATCATTTATACGATAACTGATGAGGCCCCTATGCTGGCTACCCATTCATTACTTCCTATCGTGCAGGCGTTTACTGCACCTGCAGGAATAGAAGTTGAAACACGTGACATATCTCTTGCCGGAAGGATACTTGCCAACTTCCCGGAAAACCTAACCGAAAGCCAGAAAATTGGCGACGCGCTTACAGAACTTGGCCAACTGGCTAACACTCCTGAAGCTAACATCATCAAGCTTCCGAACATTTCGGCTTCTGTACCTCAGCTTAAAGCTGCTATCAAAGAACTTCAGTCTCAAGGTTATAACATCCCTAACCTTCCCGAAGAAGCAAAAACTGACGAAGAAAAAGCTGTAAAAGCTAAATACGCTAAAGTATTAGGATCTGCTGTTAACCCGGTATTACGTGAAGGTAACTCCGACCGTAGGGCACCAAAAGCAGTTAAAAACTACGCTAAAGCGCACCCGCACTCTATGGGTAAATGGGCTTCTGACTCTAAAACCCACGTTGCAAGTATGACAGAAGGTGACTTCTACGGCAGCGAAAAATCGGTTACTGTAAAAGAAGCTACCGATGTGAAAATTGAATTTACTGCTAACGACGGTACTGTTACCGTTCTTAAAGCAAGTACGCCGCTTAAAGCCGAAGAAGTTATTGACAGCTCTGCATTAAGCATTAATAAACTTAAAGCTTTTATTGCTGAAGAAGTAGAAAGCGCTAAACAACAGGGCGTTTTATTCTCTGTTCACCTTAAAGCTACCATGATGAAGGTTTCAGACCCTATCATTTTTGGTGCTATTGTAGAAGTATTCTTCAAAGATGTATTTGAAAAATATGCTGCATTATTTAAAGAGCTGGGCGTTGATACCCGCAACGGTCTTGGTGATGTTTATGCTAAAATTGCAGGACATGCCCAGGAAGCTGAAGTTAAAGCGGCTATCGATGCGGTTTACACTAAAGGCCCTGCTATTGCAATGGTAAACTCTGACAACGGAATCACTAACCTTCACGTGCCAAGCGATGTTATTGTTGATGCTTCTATGCCGGCAATGATTCGTACATCAGGACAGATGTGGAACGCTGAAGGAAAAAGCCAGGATACTAAAGCTATTATCCCGGACAGATGTTACTCTGGCGTTTATGTTGCTACAATTGAAGACTGTAAACTTCACGGTGCATTTAACCCGTCTACTATGGGAAGCGTACCAAACGTTGGGCTTATGGCTCAAAAAGCAGAAGAGTACGGATCTCATGATAAAACATTCCAGGCTACGTCTGACGGCGTTGTTAAAGTTGTAGACAACAATAATGGTACTGTATATATGGAGCAGAAAGTTGAGGCTGGTGATATCTTCAGAATGTGCCAGACTAAAGATGCACCTATTCAGGACTGGGTTAAACTTGCTGTAAACCGTGCAAGATTATCTGCTACTCCGGCTATCTTCTGGTTAGACGAGAACAGGGCTCACGATGTACAGATCATCGAAAAAGTAAAAACATACCTTAAAGACCACGATACTAACGGACTTGATATTCGTATCATGAACCCGGTTGATGCTACTAAATTCTCTCTTGAGAGAATCCGTAAAGGTGAGGACACAATATCGGTAACAGGAAATGTACTACGTGACTACCTTACTGACCTGTTCCCTATCCTTGAACTTGGTACGTCTGCAAAAATGCTTTCTATCGTTCCGTTAATGAACGGTGGCGGATTGTTTGAAACCGGTGCGGGAGGTTCTGCCCCTAAACACGTTCAGCAATTTGTAGAAGAAGGTTACCTTCGTTGGGATTCTCTTGGTGAATTCCTTGCGCTTGGTGTATCTTTAGAGCACCTTGGTCAGACTTTAGGTAACGATAAAGCACTTGTATTAAGCGAAACGCTTGATGCTGCTAACGAGAAATTCCTTGAAAACGACAAGTCTCCTGCTCGTAGGGTTGGCGAAATTGATAACCGTGGTTCTCATTTTTACCTTGCTCTTTACTGGGCACAGGCACTTGCTGCACAAACTAAAGATGCCGAACTAAAAGCTAAGTTTACAGAGATTGCAAAAGACCTTACTGAAAACGAAGCTAAAATTGACGCTGAACTTATTGGTTCGCAAGGTAAAGCTCAGGAAATAGGCGGTTACTACCACCCTAACTATGAGCTTACAGACAAAGCAATGAGGCCTAGTGCAACATTTAATGCTATACTTTCTAAACTGGTTTAA